A part of Aspergillus flavus chromosome 1, complete sequence genomic DNA contains:
- a CDS encoding nuclear transport factor 2 domain protein, translated as MSEYGSIARSFVSHYYGVFDDTNARSTLSSLYRQESCLVWEGQPYQGPESIMAALSQTSLNNVKTRVTTTDPVPTSNSGVLVVATGSLVVDDAYDKPLKFSSTFLLQPIPGQPGGYFIEGQIFRLVHE; from the exons ATGTCAGAATACGGATCAATTGCCA GGTCCTTCGTTAGCCATTACTATGGCGTGTTCGATGATACAAATGCAAGGTCTACCCTGAGCAGTCTCTAT CGTCAGGAATCCTGCTTAGTATGGGAGGGTCAGCCATACCAAGGTCCGGAAAGTATCATGGCAGCCTTAAGC CAAACTAGTTTGAATAATGTGAAGACACGGGTCACTACGACTGATCCTGTACCAACTTCTAACTCCGGTGTACTGGTAGTTGCGACTGGAAGTCTTGTT GTCGACGATGCATATGACAAGCCTTTGAAGTTTTCCTCGACCTTCCTCTTGCAACCAATCCCTGGACAGCCCGGCGGATACTTTATTGAAGGTCAAATCTTTAGACTGGTCCATGAGTAA
- a CDS encoding oxidoreductase: MTAPKDISSRDELTKRAVPSMVLSDGSPSSMTPPPATNTESDPTTAAQKRFTVQGNAVVTGGAGTLGLQSCNALLEHGLNGLMIMDVDPMISQKEIEELRVKYPKAKIATLKVDVTDEVAVESAFVETTKVLGSVDALLCFVGVVGCVNSLEMPIPQWRKIMDINTTGSFICAQAAAKRMVARGTGGSITFVASISGHRVNFPQPQAAYNVSKAAILMLKSCLAAEWARYGIRTNSVSPGYMDTILNAGDGIAEHRRIWAERNPSGRMGSPSELTGAIVLLASSASTYINGADIVVDGGQILF; this comes from the coding sequence ATGACAGCCCCCAAGGATATATCGAGCCGTGATGAGCTCACTAAACGAGCGGTTCCCAGTATGGTCTTAAGTGACGGCAGCCCTTCATCCATGACCCCACCACCTGCAACAAATACCGAGAGCGACCCCACCACAGCGGCGCAAAAGAGGTTTACAGTGCAAGGAAATGCAGTTGTGACTGGCGGTGCTGGTACCTTGGGATTGCAGTCCTGTAATGCGCTTCTCGAGCACGGCCTAAACGGTCTTATGATTATGGACGTGGATCCAATGATTTCGCagaaagaaatcgaagagCTGCGGGTGAAGTACCCCAAAGCCAAGATTGCTACACTGAAAGTGGATGTCACCGACGAGGTCGCCGTGGAGTCAGCATTTGTGGAGACCACCAAAGTGCTGGGATCAGTGGACGCGCTGCTCTGTTTCGTTGGTGTTGTCGGATGTGTTAACTCATTGGAGATGCCCATCCCGCAGTGGCGAaagatcatggatatcaacaCCACAGGCTCTTTTATCTGCGCACAAGCTGCTGCCAAGCGCATGGTGGCTCGAGGAACGGGCGGCTCTATTACCTTCGTGGCATCGATTTCCGGCCACCGTGTGAACTTTCCGCAGCCGCAGGCTGCATACAATGTCAGCAAAGCGGCAATCCTGATGCTAAAGAGTTGTCTTGCGGCGGAGTGGGCTCGTTATGGTATCCGGACGAACAGTGTCAGTCCGGGGTATATGGATACGATTCTGAATGCAGGTGATGGCATTGCCGAGCACCGCCGGATTTGGGCCGAGCGCAACCCGAGTGGACGAATGGGCAGTCCATCTGAGCTGACGGGCGCCATAGTGTTATTGGCGAGCAGCGCCAGCACATATATTAATGGTGCTGATATTGTTGTCGATGGGGGACAGATTCTGTTCTGA